A window from Musa acuminata AAA Group cultivar baxijiao chromosome BXJ3-10, Cavendish_Baxijiao_AAA, whole genome shotgun sequence encodes these proteins:
- the LOC135650870 gene encoding pentatricopeptide repeat-containing protein At1g50270-like, with amino-acid sequence MRLTGSCSKLMPWNASRSPTTSFQAHLLSLLRECRTVNHLKQIHSLLVTSGLSHDASCNARILRLAALFVPGDIAYASLVFHQTESPTVSMWNAMVRGHSLRCHHGRAIAQYTQMLREGVVPDEHTYPLVLKVLPKLSDIRPDQVHAQVLKFGYCADSFVRNSLVAAYAKCGGLASARNLLDGISDRDPVPWTAMIQGYVENDQASDAQAVFVKMRTLGVHVDEVAIVSVLKGCGLLGNVWLGRCVHGFYVACGRVKWDVYVGSALVDMYAKCGCCDDAREQFDEMPLRNVVTWSTMITGYVQCGRYKNALSLFRDMLLEGQSPNEVTMASILTSCAQTGALGQGRWIHGYVNRSKLESSTVVGTALIDMYAKCGCIDEAVMVFNGILQKDVYPWTALINGLAIHGYAFQCLDLFSRMVKDGVQPNEVTFIGVLSACSHSGLVEQGRYHFGSMFKDHSIRPKVEHYGCMVDLLGRAGMLEEAMLVIESMPMEPTAGVWGALLNACIIHEEFDLGERVGKHLIEMDPRHSGRYALLANLYSLSKKWDDDASVRMTMKGRRVEKTRGSSWTEVNGILTEFFATDESHPETEAIYEMLDGLTKVMKLNGICR; translated from the coding sequence ATGAGGTTGACAGGAAGCTGCAGCAAACTCATGCCTTGGAACGCATCGAGGTCGCCCACGACGTCCTTTCAAGCTCACCTCCTCTCCTTGCTCAGAGAATGCAGGACTGTCAACCATCTCAAGCAGATCCATTCCCTCCTCGTAACCTCTGGCCTCTCCCACGACGCCTCTTGCAATGCAAGGATCCTCCGACTCGCCGCCCTCTTCGTCCCCGGCGACATCGCCTACGCTTCTCTTGTCTTCCACCAGACCGAATCGCCTACGGTTTCGATGTGGAACGCCATGGTAAGGGGCCATTCCCTACGCTGCCACCACGGCAGAGCCATTGCCCAGTACACGCAAATGCTCCGAGAAGGCGTGGTTCCTGACGAGCACACGTATCCCTTGGTCCTCAAAGTCCTTCCCAAGCTTAGCGACATCCGCCCGGATCAAGTGCATGCTCAGGTTCTCAAGTTTGGCTATTGCGCTGACTCTTTCGTTCGGAATTCCTTGGTTGCCGCTTATGCTAAGTGCGGCGGCTTGGCGTCCGCTCGTAACCTGCTTGATGGAATCTCTGATCGGGATCCCGTTCCTTGGACAGCAATGATTCAGGGGTATGTGGAGAATGACCAAGCATCTGATGCCCAGGCCGTTTTCGTCAAGATGAGGACTTTGGGAGTTCACGTCGATGAGGTTGCCATTGTCAGTGTGCTCAAAGGTTGTGGCTTGCTGGGGAACGTTTGGCTTGGGAGGTGCGTCCATGGCTTCTACGTGGCTTGTGGGAGGGTGAAGTGGGATGTGTATGTTGGGAGTGCACTGGTGGATATGTATGCCAAGTGCGGCTGTTGCGACGATGCTAGAGAACAGTTCGATGAAATGCCTCTTAGAAATGTTGTCACTTGGAGCACTATGATCACAGGATATGTTCAATGTGGTAGATACAAGAATGCTCTATCCTTGTTCCGCGATATGCTCCTCGAAGGCCAATCACCAAATGAAGTCACGATGGCCAGCATCTTGACATCCTGTGCACAGACGGGGGCTCTAGGTCAAGGCAGATGGATCCATGGGTATGTGAATAGGAGCAAGCTGGAATCGAGCACGGTTGTCGGGACGGCCCTCATAGACATGTACGCCAAATGCGGATGCATAGATGAAGCAGTCATGGTGTTCAATGGCATACTGCAAAAGGACGTCTACCCTTGGACAGCTCTAATCAACGGGTTGGCGATTCATGGATATGCCTTTCAGTGTTTGGATCTCTTCTCTCGGATGGTCAAGGATGGTGTGCAACCCAACGAGGTCACCTTCATCGGTGTTCTCTCTGCATGTTCTCACAGTGGCCTGGTGGAGCAAGGAAGATATCACTTCGGTTCTATGTTCAAAGATCACAGTATCAGACCGAAGGTGGAGCATTACGGTTGCATGGTGGATCTCTTAGGGCGAGCAGGGATGTTGGAGGAAGCAATGCTTGTGATAGAAAGCATGCCTATGGAGCCGACCGCTGGAGTCTGGGGGGCTCTGCTGAACGCCTGCATCATCCATGAAGAATTCGATTTAGGTGAACGAGTCGGAAAGCATCTGATCGAAATGGATCCCCGACACAGCGGCAGATACGCACTCCTGGCTAACCTGTACTCTCTTTCGAAGAAGTGGGATGATGATGCCAGTGTGAGGATGACCATGAAGGGAAGAAGGGTGGAAAAGACCAGAGGGTCTAGTTGGACAGAAGTCAACGGCATCTTGACTGAATTCTTCGCCACGGATGAGTCACATCCAGAGACAGAGGCTATATATGAAATGTTAGACGGACTGACCAAGGTGATGAAGCTCAACGGTATATGCCGTTAG
- the LOC135650872 gene encoding two-component response regulator ORR5-like isoform X2 has product MSSPRGPKACGGGAADRQIHVLAVDDSSVDRAVIARLLRSSKYRVTTVDSGKKALELLGLEPNVNMIITDYWMPEMTGYELLKIVKESSELREIPVVIMSSENVPNRINRCLEEGAEDFLLKPVRPSDVARLCNRMR; this is encoded by the exons ATGTCGTCGCCGAGGGGACCGAAGGCCTGTGGCGGAGGAGCTGCAGACCGGCAGATCCATGTCCTCGCCGTGGACGATAGCTCGGTCGACCGGGCGGTGATCGCAAGGCTTCTTCGGAGCTCCAAGTACAGAG TCACGACTGTAGATAGCGGAAAGAAAGCACTGGAGCTTCTGGGACTG GAACCAAATGTAAACATGATTATTACGGATTACTGGATGCCGGAGATGACAGGGTATGAACTTCTCAAGATAGTCAAG GAATCATCCGAGCTGCGAGAAATCCCCGTGGTTATAATGTCTTCGGAGAACGTTCCCAATAGAATCAATAG GTGTTTGGAGGAAGGAGCGGAGGATTTCTTGCTCAAGCCCGTCCGCCCATCCGATGTGGCTCGGCTGTGCAATCGGATGCGATAG
- the LOC135650872 gene encoding two-component response regulator ORR5-like isoform X1, translating into MSSPRGPKACGGGAADRQIHVLAVDDSSVDRAVIARLLRSSKYRVTTVDSGKKALELLGLQEPNVNMIITDYWMPEMTGYELLKIVKESSELREIPVVIMSSENVPNRINRCLEEGAEDFLLKPVRPSDVARLCNRMR; encoded by the exons ATGTCGTCGCCGAGGGGACCGAAGGCCTGTGGCGGAGGAGCTGCAGACCGGCAGATCCATGTCCTCGCCGTGGACGATAGCTCGGTCGACCGGGCGGTGATCGCAAGGCTTCTTCGGAGCTCCAAGTACAGAG TCACGACTGTAGATAGCGGAAAGAAAGCACTGGAGCTTCTGGGACTG CAGGAACCAAATGTAAACATGATTATTACGGATTACTGGATGCCGGAGATGACAGGGTATGAACTTCTCAAGATAGTCAAG GAATCATCCGAGCTGCGAGAAATCCCCGTGGTTATAATGTCTTCGGAGAACGTTCCCAATAGAATCAATAG GTGTTTGGAGGAAGGAGCGGAGGATTTCTTGCTCAAGCCCGTCCGCCCATCCGATGTGGCTCGGCTGTGCAATCGGATGCGATAG
- the LOC104000587 gene encoding pentatricopeptide repeat-containing protein At3g50420 codes for MAWPPFYHNCEGPLASVAASLLQGCASSTGGTLRKARQLHALIVVATPRGSLPFLFNNLLSLYAKCGALSHARMVFDAMPSRNLVSYNAMIAAYSWYPPGAHSALQIFRESRLAGLGPGASTLSSLIRAAAALREPLLSRALHSVVVRHGLLNNVCVQTALLGMYSDSGSPEAAESIFSEMGEGDVVAWNAIILSNVKHGKIEQGLRHFFRMIETGLVPDNSTFSIVFNACGRLENPNRGRIVHAKMIKSEMEPDIPLQNALISMYSSCGDMTTALLVFERIEKPGLVSWNSVIAGYSDVGEGEKAMEVFIELQTLSFYGGPCPDEYTVATVVSATATLPSIFYGKPLHAHAIKSGLEFSIFVGNTLINMYFINDDPDSARKLFNCIQIKDVIIWTEMVVGHSRLGEGELAMKYFYHMLEEEHKVDSFSLSSALNSSADLAVLKQGEMIHSQVVKAGYEANLCVCGSLVDMYAKNGNLEGASSVFYRIKDPDLKCWNSLIGGYGNYGNAEQAFELFNKMVKKGLQPDHVTYLSLLSTCSHSGMVERGRFYWFCMTADGIMPAFKHYTCMVNLLSRSGLLQEAEGFVMRSHFSKSPELWRILLSSCVIFRNLEIGVHAAEKVLISEPDDSPTYILLSNLYASLGRWDAVAGMRKQFRGLMVEKEPGLSWIEIKNAVHAFSADDNTHVHINECRNELLRLQGNLVGSKSPDLQLFDSMIC; via the coding sequence ATGGCTTGGCCCCCGTTCTACCATAATTGCGAAGGCCCCTTGGCCTCCGTAGCAGCCTCCCTCCTCCAGGGTTGCGCCTCCTCGACCGGCGGTACCCTTCGCAAGGCTCGCCAACTCCACGCCCTCATCGTCGTCGCCACCCCCCGCGGCTCCTTACCCTTCCTCTTCAACAACCTCCTCTCCCTCTACGCGAAATGCGGCGCCCTCAGCCACGCCCGCATGGTCTTCGACGCAATGCCCAGCAGAAACCTCGTCTCCTACAACGCGATGATTGCTGCCTACTCTTGGTACCCCCCCGGCGCTCATTCTGCTTTGCAGATCTTCCGGGAGTCGCGCCTCGCCGGCCTCGGGCCTGGCGCTTCCACGCTTTCTAGCCTCATCCGCGCTGCTGCTGCTCTTCGGGAGCCTCTGCTGAGCCGCGCCTTGCACTCCGTAGTCGTCAGACATGGTCTCCTGAACAATGTGTGTGTTCAAACTGCGCTTCTCGGGATGTACTCTGACAGCGGAAGTCCTGAAGCTGCCGAGAGCATCTTTTCTGAGATGGGCGAGGGAGATGTCGTCGCTTGGAATGCTATAATACTAAGCAACGTCAAGCATGGCAAGATCGAGCAGGGTTTGCGGCATTTTTTCCGCATGATCGAGACAGGCTTGGTGCCCGACAATTCCACGTTTTCTATAGTTTTCAATGCTTGTGGGAGACTGGAGAACCCAAATAGAGGGCGTATCGTGCATGCAAAGATGATCAAATCAGAAATGGAACCCGATATCCCGTTGCAGAATGCACTGATCAGCATGTATTCTAGCTGTGGAGACATGACAACGGCATTACTAGTTTTTGAGAGGATCGAGAAGCCAGGCTTGGTCTCGTGGAACTCAGTTATTGCTGGTTACTCAGATGTCGGTGAAGGAGAGAAGGCCATGGAAGTATTCATCGAATTGCAAACTCTTTCCTTTTATGGAGGGCCATGCCCCGATGAGTATACGGTTGCCACTGTTGTTTCTGCTACTGCTACTTTACCCTCTATATTCTACGGGAAGCCTCTTCATGCCCACGCTATAAAATCAGGGTTGGAATTTAGTATATTTGTGGGAAATACGCTGATCAACATGTACTTCATCAATGATGATCCTGACTCTGCTCGGAAACTGTTCAATTGCATTCAGATTAAAGATGTCATAATTTGGACTGAAATGGTTGTTGGTCATTCGAGATTGGGTGAGGGTGAGTTGGCTATGAAATACTTTTACCATATGCTAGAGGAAGAGCACAAAGTTGATAGCTTTTCTCTCAGCAGTGCATTGAATTCATCAGCTGATCTTGCAGTGCTGAAACAAGGGGAAATGATCCACTCTCAGGTGGTGAAAGCAGGATATGAAGCAAATCTGTGTGTCTGCGGGAGTCTAGTTGatatgtatgctaaaaatggtaaTCTCGAAGGTGCTAGCTCAGTCTTTTACAGAATAAAGGATCCGGATTTAAAATGCTGGAATTCGTTGATTGGAGGATATGGTAATTATGGAAATGCTGAGCAGGCATTTGAGCTGTTCAATAAGATGGTTAAGAAAGGGTTACAGCCTGATCATGTGACCTATCTGTCTCTGCTTTCTACCTGTAGTCATTCTGGAATGGTCGAGAGAGGAAGATTCTACTGGTTCTGCATGACAGCAGATGGTATAATGCCAGCTTTTAAGCATTATACTTGCATGGTAAATTTGTTAAGCCGATCGGGACTATTGCAGGAAGCTGAAGGGTTCGTTATGAGATCACATTTTTCTAAGTCTCCTGAGCTATGGAGAATCTTATTGAGCTCATGTGTTATCTTCAGAAATTTGGAAATAGGTGTTCATGCTGCAGAGAAAGTTTTAATATCAGAACCAGATGATAGTCCTACATATATATTGCTTTCAAATCTTTATGCTTCTCTTGGCAGATGGGATGCTGTTGCTGGAATGAGAAAACAGTTCAGAGGACTAATGGTAGAAAAGGAACCTGGTTTAAGCTGGATTGAGATTAAAAATGCAGTACATGCTTTTTCTGCAGATGATAATACACATGTGCATATTAACGAGTGCCGAAATGAACTACTTAGACTACAGGGAAATTTAGTGGGATCAAAATCACCTGATTTGCAGCTTTTCGACAGTATGATATGCTAA